From the Rhizomicrobium palustre genome, the window CTGGCTTGCTTGATAAGAGATATCGCCGGTCGCGCTTAAGCGATCCGTCAGCTCCCATTTTCCGTTGAGGCCGTAGACATAGCTGTTGGTCTTGGAAACCGTCAGATCGCCGCTGTTGAAATCGTAGACGTTACCGACATGGCGCGTCTTCATGACGTTGGTACCGCTGAACAGCGTGACGCTGCTGGCGGGCGGAATTGCCGGCTTTGCCCCCGCGAAATCGCCCCACCAGTCTACGAAACTAAACAGCAGGTTATTGTAGGTCTCATTGCGGAAGCCATTGTACATGACTTCGAGCGTGTAGGTGGAATGCTCGCTCGGCGCCCACTGAATAGCTAGATTGGCGTTCGGGCGCGTGCGTTTGCCGGTGAAGTCGCTCTGGAAAACGGCATCGCGAGCCAGGTAATAAGGGACCGCCGCGCCGTTTATCATCAAAGTCGAGCCGGGCTTCTCAGAAAGCCCGCCCGGGAGGCCGGGCTGCCACAACGTCTGGCCAGGAGCACGGCAGTCGCCATTAAAAATTCGTTCGAGCGGAGTCCAGCCGTTGGGATTTGAATGCTCAATTGGTGGCTTGACGCTATTGTCGACGCAAGTGTTGGCTGGTCCGCTGCCTGGAGCCAAGCTGCTGGCAGGACCTTCTACGGAGAATGGCACCAAGGCGCCAGGCGTGGAGCTCTCATCGCGGAACCGCACCACCGACCAGCTCACATTGGCGAGAACACCGACATCGCCAATCGAGGTCTTCCAGCGATTGCTCACCAACAGGCCAAGATTGGGGTCAAAGGCACCGCGCTTTTCCTCATAGGTTCCAGTGGCGGCACCCGTGAGCTTAAAGCCCTCGAAGTCGAAAGGCCGATAGGATGAGACATTGAGCTGACCAGCGATACCGCTTTCGATCTGGTTCGATTCACGGGTCTTATAGACATCCAATCCGCGCACCAAGGTCGCGGGCATATCCTGCATCGAGAAATACTGGCCCGATGACGTGAAAAGCTTGCGCCCGTTCCAGGTGGTTTCAATATCGCCAAGACCACGAATGTAGATGGAGCCGACCTGACCACCGCCGCGGTTGGTCACCTGAACGCCGGATAAGCGCTGCAACGCCTCGACAATGTTGTTGTCAGGCAGTTTGCCGATATCTTCCGCGATCACCGATTCAACGACCTGCGTCGACTCGCGCTTCACATCCAGACCTTGGGCAATTGTCGCCCGGATGCCGGTGACGACGATGGTTTCCATCTGCTCGGACTGCGCCATCGCAGCGCCTGACATCAGCGCCACTGCGGAAACCGAACAAACCAGAAGTTTCTTCCCGAGCATATTCCCTCCCTGCTCATATTTTTTCTGTCTGAATGAATACTCAGACAATATATGTGCGCCCACTTTCTGACGCGTTCGGCGCAAATGCAACGAGAGTTTCTTGCTGCGCTGCACGATCAAGCGCCGCAAACGACCGCTTATCGATTACATCGACCGCTTATCGAAAATGCTCTCGCAAGGTTTACTGAAAGTCGAGAACTGTTGTCTCAACGCATCACCGCGCATAATCTCAAATCATTCGAGAGCCAATTGGTGCAGCCCATTGCCCACTTCTCGCCGCCAGCAAAGAAGACGATAATGGTAGCGTTACCGGTTTAAGCGACAGCATTGAGCTTCCACGAAACAGCACCCGGCTAGGAAAATTACGCCGGAGAAAACGTGACCATGCACCAGACAGGTTCGTCCGATTTGAACAAACACAATCTGCGCCTGATGATCACGGTGATTGTCGCCGCTTATCTCTTAATTGCAGTCTCAAACGGCATCGATTGGATAAGCCGTGCACCTGCTGCACAGGCATTAGACATTGCTGCCTGGGAATTTCTTTATAACGGCAGCGCCTGCATCACCAATATCGCGATATGCTTGATCTACGCGCGGCTCTTCGGAAGAGCTGCAAAGCCCTGGCTGTATATCGCGCCACCGATATTATGCTTTGTCGGCGGGGCACTCTGGATCACCATCGCGCATTTCGTCATCAAGCTGCTCGGCTTGCCACATTGGATTGGAGTGCCGATGAGCTGGATCTCGCTAACATTCCAGGGCGGGCTGGCAAGTGGAACGACGCTATTTCTCGTTTCCTGCGTCGCTTTCGGCCTAGATTATTGGCGCCAAGCAGCTCTGGAACGCGAGAACGCACGAGAGGCTAAGAGCCTGGCGCACCAAGCACAGCTTCGTATGCTGCGCTATCAGCTCAACCCGCATTTTCTATTCAATACCCTCAACGCGATCCGCGGATTGATATTGGAAGATCCACAGCGCTCACGCCGCATGGTCTCAGAACTCGCCGACTTCCTTCGCTATTCTCTCGATGGTCGTGCCAGCGAAGGCACTGTGGGAGATGAACTCGAGGCGATCGAAAACTATCTCGCCATCCAGCGGACGCGTTTTGAGCATCAACTCGATGCAGAAATGCAGGCGGATCCTTCCGCCCTCTCCGTCGCGCTGCCCAGCTTTCTCATCCATCCGCTGGTCGAGAACGCGGTCAAGCATGGCATGAAGACCGGGGTCATGCCGCTTAAGCTCAGGATCGAGATCACCCGGAGAGATCAGACGCTGAATATCCGAGTTTCAAATTCCGGCCAGCTCGTACCCAAGCATGACCATTCATATGAAGACACCGGCATAGGACTTAAGAACATCACCGAGCGACTCGAACTTGCCTTCCCCGCCCGGCATAACTTCCGATTGGAAGAAAAGGATGGATGGGTCACTGCCGAAATTGAACTTCTGCTGACAGCGACAGAGACACAGGCATGACACGCCATACCGCCTTGATCGTTGATGACGAACGCATCGCGCGCAACGAACTCGAATACCTTTTACGTGATCACCCCCAAATCGACATCGTGGGACAAGCGGCTTCGGTAGATGAAGCCGTCGAGCGCATACAGGCATCGCGGCCAGAACTCATCTTTCTAGATGTCCAGATGTCCGGTGCGTCCGGCTTCGAGTTGTTTGAGCGTATTCCTGTCGAGGCTTGGGTTGTTTTCGTCACGGCGTATGAGGAATTCGCGCTGAGAGCCTTTGAAGTGAACGCACTGGACTATTTGACCAAGCCAGTTCGCCCTCAGCGCCTTGCAGCGGCACTCGATCGCTTCCTGCATCGCATTCGGCTTGAAGCACCCGCAGTAGGTCTGAAGATGTCGGACTCGATTCTTCTTACGGTCGGCCGTCAGGCTCGCTTCGTCAAAATCGCCACCATCGACTACATCCACGCCGAGGGCGATTACACCAGAGTTGTGGTGGATGGCGGTTCAATCGGGATTGTTCTGAAATCGATGAAAGAATGGGAGCAGGAATTGCCGCCCGACAGCTTCTATCGCATCCAGCGCTCAGCCATCGTCAATTGCGAACATGTCGAACGGCTGGAAAAGCACGAGTCCGGCGGGTTTGCCGTGTATCTGAGAAACATTGAAGCCCCTTTGCTGATGAGCCGCCGCAGTGCGCGCCAGTTCCGCGAGCGTTTCATGGCCTAGGCTACAGCCTGCATTCCCGGAAAAGAGCGGCATAAACTCTCAGTTGCAAGACCACATCCGTCACAAGATTGAAGTAAATCCTTGATCTAAGCGAGGCCCACGCGAACTAGGTTCTGTTGGGAATGCCGTGACCGAAGTCCGATGCATGAATGAGTTGGGGTGGGATGGGAGCGAATGGCGCAATCTGGTGCGCCGCGTTGCCAGATTATCCAATCGCAGCGATGCCGAGGATCTTCTGCACTCCGCCTATATCCGCTATCGCGATCGCAAGCCCGACACTAAAATCGGCAATATCAATGCCTTCCTGATCCGCACCGCCGTCAATCTCGGTATAGACGAGCACCGGCGCGAGCAGCGAAGGCGTCTGGAATGCCTGGACACCATCTCGGACGAGCGCAGCTGCGAGAAATCCCCGGCACAAGATGAGGCCATCGCTCATCGCCAATCACTATTTCGCATATCCTCGGAATTGAACCGCTTGAACCCGCGCACCAGCGAAATCCTGATGATGCACCGGTTCGAGGGGCTGACCTACTCCGAGATCGCAGCAAAATTGAAGATCACCCCAAGCGCAGTCGAAAAGCATATCGCAAAGGCCATGGCGGTGCTGACACAGGCCATGGAATGACATCTGCCCACACTGATAAACAACTCCGGCTTGAAGCTTCAGAATGGTTTGCCCGCCTGCGCGCCAGCGCGGTGAGCCCTGAGATTGAGGCGGAGTTCTTCCGCTGGGCGGCACAGAGCCCGCGCCACGCCGCGGCCTATGAAGCTGTGTGTGCGGCCTGGGATGTGCTGGGTATGGTACCGGCGAAGCGCAGGCCGCGCCATGCGATGATCGGGCGGCGCGAGTTTGCCGGGGGCGCGATTGCGGCGAGTCTGGCGGCCTATTTCCTTTTGCGCGCAGAGCCCGCGGAAGCCAAGGTTTTCAAGACCGCGATCGGTGAACAGAAGCGCTTCACCCTGCCCGACGGTTCAGCCCTCTTGCTCGACACGGCGAGCGAGGTCTCTGCCAGCTGCGATAAGATCTCGCGCACCGCCAGCCTTGGCTGCGGCCGGGCGCATTTCGATGTGACAAACGCGCGCGAAAGCGCGCTGGTGGTGCGGATCGGCGACATTTCCGTTACCTCGCATCGCGGCCATTTCGATGTCTTCCGCGGGGAGGACGCGATCTTCGTCTATCTGCAGCAGAACGATGCTGCCGTGCAAACCGCCAATGGCGACAACGTGAAGTTGCGCCCAGGTGATTATCTGCGCGCGCCTATGCCTTATGGAAAGCTCGTCATCGACCGGCCCGCGCAAGAGGCGATAACCGCTTGGCAGCGAGGCATTTTGGTTTTCGATCAAACAACGCTCAGCGACGCCGTGCGGGAGATGAACCGCTATAGCCCTGTCAAGCTCACGATCAGTGATGCGAAAGCGGCACAATTAAAAATCAGCGGCGCGTACGGGGCGGGCAAGGCCGCAGAATTCTTACACACACTTACGCTACTCCTTCCCGTGCGTGCGCAAGCCCGCGGGGACGGCTTCGAAATTACCTCTACGCTCTGAATTCCAGCGCAGTGCGTCGAGAAAAGGGGAGTGTATGCGCGGCCGGATCAGACAATTTCCTGCGCTGATCGTGGCCGTGGCCGGGTTGAGCGCGTTCTGCGCCGCGGCCGACGCACAAACCGTATCGTTACAGATTCCGGCCGCGTCGCTGGGCGCTGCCTTGACAGAGGTCGCGCGCCTGACAGGGCGCGGCGTTCTCTTTACGCCCGATACCGTGGAAGGGCTGAAAGCGCCCGCCATTCAGGGCAATCTCACAGCCGAGCAAGCGGTATCCCAGTTGATTGCGCAAACCCCGCTGGAGGTGGTGGCGGATACGGCAGGAAACTTGGTCGTCCGCCGCCCGCCGAAAGCCAAACCAGTCGTCCCCGCAGTAACTTTGCATGAGGCCTTAGAGCCGGTCGAAATCGTGCGCGTGGTTGCTACGCGGGAAAGCGCCGACGCGCTGCAATTCAAGGCCATCGCGCCGGTCAGCGCGCTTTCGACTGCCGATCTCGAACATACTGCGGTTCACAATGCGGCGGAGGCCTTGCAGCTTCTGCCAGGCATCAATGTCACCAATACCGGCAATTCCTTTTTCGGCGGCATCGATGGCGCCTCGCGCGGGGAAGGCATGTTCGCCCAGGTGCGTGGCATGAATTCTGAATACACGCTGAACATGATCAACGGCGTGGATGTGGCGCAAGGCATGCCCTATAGCCGCGAGGTGCAGCTTTCACTGCTGCCGCCCTTCGGGCTTCAGACCATCGTCGTTTCCAAAACCGCGCAAGCCGATATGCAATCGGATTTCATCGGCGGCGCAGTTGATTTTCGCACTCCCACCGCCTTTGACTTTGCGGGCGATCACAGTTTCTCGATGACCTTGGGCGGACGGCTCGAAACCCGCGCGGTGGATTACGGCGAAAACGGGATTGGCAGTGTGGCCTCCGCCGAAGCCTCGCAAAAATTCGGCGCGGAAAGCCAATTCGGCATCTATGTCAGCGGCTATTACGATATTCGCCAATTCGCCAATAGCGAAATGGGCGCGCTGATGGAGCTGACCGGCGACAAAGCCTGGGCCTTTGCGGCGGGCGATCGGGCCGGAAAAAATCCCGCCGGATATAATGCCGAGCGCAATCTGCAATCCACGGGGTTCAATGTCGGCATTTCCAGCGGCTATACCGCCCGCTATGGCACCAGCGCGTCTCTGGTTTGGAATGCCAGTGCAGTTACCAGCTTTTATACGCGCGTGACCTATGCCTATGCGCATACCGAGCAGAACTCCACCCTCAGCCAAATACTGGGTGCGGACATCACCACGGGGGTGAATGGCATTATCACGAGCGACGGGTTCTACCGACCTAAAATCGGCAAGGTCTCGACCCGGTTGTGGTATGAGACCAATCCAGAAATGGCCGACCTCGGCACGGCGCAGATCGGCGGCCAAAGTGCACTCGGGCGTGCCACGGTATTCGG encodes:
- a CDS encoding sigma-70 family RNA polymerase sigma factor codes for the protein MNELGWDGSEWRNLVRRVARLSNRSDAEDLLHSAYIRYRDRKPDTKIGNINAFLIRTAVNLGIDEHRREQRRRLECLDTISDERSCEKSPAQDEAIAHRQSLFRISSELNRLNPRTSEILMMHRFEGLTYSEIAAKLKITPSAVEKHIAKAMAVLTQAME
- a CDS encoding LytR/AlgR family response regulator transcription factor, encoding MTRHTALIVDDERIARNELEYLLRDHPQIDIVGQAASVDEAVERIQASRPELIFLDVQMSGASGFELFERIPVEAWVVFVTAYEEFALRAFEVNALDYLTKPVRPQRLAAALDRFLHRIRLEAPAVGLKMSDSILLTVGRQARFVKIATIDYIHAEGDYTRVVVDGGSIGIVLKSMKEWEQELPPDSFYRIQRSAIVNCEHVERLEKHESGGFAVYLRNIEAPLLMSRRSARQFRERFMA
- a CDS encoding FecR family protein, giving the protein MTSAHTDKQLRLEASEWFARLRASAVSPEIEAEFFRWAAQSPRHAAAYEAVCAAWDVLGMVPAKRRPRHAMIGRREFAGGAIAASLAAYFLLRAEPAEAKVFKTAIGEQKRFTLPDGSALLLDTASEVSASCDKISRTASLGCGRAHFDVTNARESALVVRIGDISVTSHRGHFDVFRGEDAIFVYLQQNDAAVQTANGDNVKLRPGDYLRAPMPYGKLVIDRPAQEAITAWQRGILVFDQTTLSDAVREMNRYSPVKLTISDAKAAQLKISGAYGAGKAAEFLHTLTLLLPVRAQARGDGFEITSTL
- a CDS encoding sensor histidine kinase, with protein sequence MHQTGSSDLNKHNLRLMITVIVAAYLLIAVSNGIDWISRAPAAQALDIAAWEFLYNGSACITNIAICLIYARLFGRAAKPWLYIAPPILCFVGGALWITIAHFVIKLLGLPHWIGVPMSWISLTFQGGLASGTTLFLVSCVAFGLDYWRQAALERENAREAKSLAHQAQLRMLRYQLNPHFLFNTLNAIRGLILEDPQRSRRMVSELADFLRYSLDGRASEGTVGDELEAIENYLAIQRTRFEHQLDAEMQADPSALSVALPSFLIHPLVENAVKHGMKTGVMPLKLRIEITRRDQTLNIRVSNSGQLVPKHDHSYEDTGIGLKNITERLELAFPARHNFRLEEKDGWVTAEIELLLTATETQA